A window from Drosophila kikkawai strain 14028-0561.14 chromosome 2L, DkikHiC1v2, whole genome shotgun sequence encodes these proteins:
- the LOC108079794 gene encoding uncharacterized protein, giving the protein MAESHLQVKLEQQNIKERLNLHVKRRLQQDSEAPIESPELLPGDPSMATSSKRSKGKEVPKQRKPYQKRTEKAKTETAKFKKTGQLGSPAAEIEPLDDQDPDGCSPEAPDMKSSSRDRFKNADILNMVLSVKKRALMQDPEVQAFWSQIMTAIKS; this is encoded by the exons ATGGCCGAATCGCATCTTCAGGTAAAATTGGAGCAGCAAAACATCAAGGAACGTCTAAATCTGCATGTCAAGCGACGGCTGCAACAGGATTCAGAGGCTCCCATTGAAAGTCCGGAACTATTGCCCGGAGATCCAAGCATGGCCACTAGTTCGAAGCGCAGCAAGGGAAAAGAGGTTCCAAAACAACGAAAGCCATATCAAAAACGGACGGAAAAGGCCAAGACGGAGACTGCTAAGTTCAAGAAGA CTGGACAACTTGGCAGTCCCGCGGCTGAGATTGAGCCCTTGGACGACCAGGACCCGGACGGCTGTTCTCCAGAGGCCCCGGATATGAAATCCTCAAGCAGGGATCGCTTCAAAAACGCCGATATACTCAATATGGTGTTGAGCGTTAAAAAAAGGGCTCTGATGCAGGACCCCGAGGTTCAGGCATTTTGGTCCCAAATAATGACGGCTATAAAGAGTTGA
- the fl(2)d gene encoding pre-mRNA-splicing regulator female-lethal(2)D isoform X1 — translation MSVAAMTMDDQRPLMNSYDKMPPTKYEQNLNILNNSQSGVGGGVVGGVASSGPASPTPSGPEESSQQQQHHHHHHHPHHHHHHNQSQDQQQQQQQQQQQQQQQQQQQQQHAAVAEAVAAAEQRQRLLEDEIENLKLDHVRMGQQCADALRREKILMRRLANKEQEFQDYVSQIAEYKAQQAPTALALRTALLDPAVNLLFERLKKELKATKAKLEETQNELSAWKFTPDSNTGKRLMAKCRLLYQENEELGKMTSNGRLAKLETELAMQKSFSEEVKKSQSELDDFLQELDEDVEGMQSTILFLQQELKTTRDRIQALEKENSQLKQAQSTKDEVVTMAATNGSGNKTIPTTLETIDENACLASKPLNSDIYNGSSSTNNEQNVSGEHASTADEGSNGNGNAARLARKRNYEEEPAPAPLVPVAVAYSVEEPAPIREVTAPRTLPPKKSKLRGLATRRNSQLEEEHQPVTAAVTSAVAVPLILDNSGTTAMTSEEAAPAGTTSGESGTVVGVVGVPADVTDAAAPATPARILTRRRSVRMQQNGSGAVDYST, via the exons ATGAGTGTCGCTGCAATGACTATGGACGATCAAAGACCCTTGATGAACAGTTACGATAAAATGCCCCCGACCAAATACGAGCAAAATCTGAATATCCTTAATAATAGCCAAAGCGGCGTAGGCGGTGGCGTTGTTGGTGGCGTGGCCAGCTCGGGTCCCGCCTCCCCCACGCCCTCCGGTCCAGAGGAGtcgtcgcagcagcagcagcaccatcatcaccaccatcatccgcatcatcatcaccatcacaATCAAAGCcaggatcagcagcagcagcaacagcagcagcaacaacaacagcagcagcagcaacaacagcagcagcaacatgcagCTGTTGCAGAGGCTGTTGCAGCCGCCGAACAACGCCAACGCTTGCTCGAAG ATGAGATCGAGAATCTCAAGCTGGATCATGTCCGCATGGGTCAGCAGTGTGCCGATGCTCTGCGCCGCGAGAAGATCCTCATGCGGCGGCTGGCAAACAAGGAGCAGGAATTCCAGGACTATGTG AGCCAAATTGCCGAGTACAAGGCCCAGCAGGCCCCTACTGCTTTGGCCTTGCGCACAGCCCTTCTTGACCCAGCGGTTAATCTCCTGTTTGAGCGCCTAAAGAAGGAACTGAAGGCCACCAAAGCCAAGCTGGAGGAGACCCAAAATGAGCTGTCCGCCTGGAAATTTACACCGGACTCTAACACCGGCAAGCGGCTAATGGCCAAGTGCCGGCTGCTGTACCAGGAAAACGAGGAGCTGGGCAAGATGACCTCAAATGGCAGGCTGGCCAAGCTGGAAACGGAGTTGGCCATGCAGAAAAGCTTCAGCGAGGAGGTCAAGAAGTCGCAGTCGG AGCTCGATGACTTCCTACAGGAACTTGACGAGGATGTAGAGGGCATGCAAAGCACCATTCTGTTCCTGCAGCAAGAATTGAAAACCACACGTGATCGCATCCAGGCTCTCGAGAAGGAAAACTCTCAGCTTAAGCAGGCACAAAGCACCAAGGACGAGGTTGTTACAATGGCGGCAACCAATGGAAGCGGCAACAAGACGATACCCACCACCCTGGAGACAATCGATGAGAACGCCTGTCTGGCGAGCAAACCTTTGAATTCAGACATTTATAATGGTtccagcagcaccaacaatGAACAGAACGTGAGCGGAGAACATGCGTCAACAGCGGATGAGGGAAGCAATGGCAACGGAAATGCAGCGCGATTGGCACGCAAACGGAATTATGAGGAGGAGCCTGCGCCAGCACCTTTGGTGCCAGTCGCAGTGGCCTATAGTGTTGAGGAACCAGCGCCCATAAGGGAAGTGACCGCTCCACGAACTCTGCCGCCCAAAAAGTCCAAGCTACGAGGCCTAGCCACGCGACGCAACTCCCAGCTGGAGGAAGAGCATCAGCCAGTGACGGCCGCAGTTACATCGGCGGTAGCTGTCCCATTGATTCTGGACAATTCGGGGACGACGGCTATGACCAGCGAGGAAGCGGCCCCTGCGGGAACAACTAGTGGAGAATCCGGAACGGTTGTGGGAGTGGTAGGAGTACCAGCTGACGTCACCGatgcagcagcgccagcaacACCGGCTCGCATCCTGACACGACGTCGATCGGTTCGTATGCAACAGAATGGCAGCGGAGCCGTCGACTACTCAACCTAA
- the fl(2)d gene encoding pre-mRNA-splicing regulator female-lethal(2)D isoform X2, with amino-acid sequence MGQQCADALRREKILMRRLANKEQEFQDYVSQIAEYKAQQAPTALALRTALLDPAVNLLFERLKKELKATKAKLEETQNELSAWKFTPDSNTGKRLMAKCRLLYQENEELGKMTSNGRLAKLETELAMQKSFSEEVKKSQSELDDFLQELDEDVEGMQSTILFLQQELKTTRDRIQALEKENSQLKQAQSTKDEVVTMAATNGSGNKTIPTTLETIDENACLASKPLNSDIYNGSSSTNNEQNVSGEHASTADEGSNGNGNAARLARKRNYEEEPAPAPLVPVAVAYSVEEPAPIREVTAPRTLPPKKSKLRGLATRRNSQLEEEHQPVTAAVTSAVAVPLILDNSGTTAMTSEEAAPAGTTSGESGTVVGVVGVPADVTDAAAPATPARILTRRRSVRMQQNGSGAVDYST; translated from the exons ATGGGTCAGCAGTGTGCCGATGCTCTGCGCCGCGAGAAGATCCTCATGCGGCGGCTGGCAAACAAGGAGCAGGAATTCCAGGACTATGTG AGCCAAATTGCCGAGTACAAGGCCCAGCAGGCCCCTACTGCTTTGGCCTTGCGCACAGCCCTTCTTGACCCAGCGGTTAATCTCCTGTTTGAGCGCCTAAAGAAGGAACTGAAGGCCACCAAAGCCAAGCTGGAGGAGACCCAAAATGAGCTGTCCGCCTGGAAATTTACACCGGACTCTAACACCGGCAAGCGGCTAATGGCCAAGTGCCGGCTGCTGTACCAGGAAAACGAGGAGCTGGGCAAGATGACCTCAAATGGCAGGCTGGCCAAGCTGGAAACGGAGTTGGCCATGCAGAAAAGCTTCAGCGAGGAGGTCAAGAAGTCGCAGTCGG AGCTCGATGACTTCCTACAGGAACTTGACGAGGATGTAGAGGGCATGCAAAGCACCATTCTGTTCCTGCAGCAAGAATTGAAAACCACACGTGATCGCATCCAGGCTCTCGAGAAGGAAAACTCTCAGCTTAAGCAGGCACAAAGCACCAAGGACGAGGTTGTTACAATGGCGGCAACCAATGGAAGCGGCAACAAGACGATACCCACCACCCTGGAGACAATCGATGAGAACGCCTGTCTGGCGAGCAAACCTTTGAATTCAGACATTTATAATGGTtccagcagcaccaacaatGAACAGAACGTGAGCGGAGAACATGCGTCAACAGCGGATGAGGGAAGCAATGGCAACGGAAATGCAGCGCGATTGGCACGCAAACGGAATTATGAGGAGGAGCCTGCGCCAGCACCTTTGGTGCCAGTCGCAGTGGCCTATAGTGTTGAGGAACCAGCGCCCATAAGGGAAGTGACCGCTCCACGAACTCTGCCGCCCAAAAAGTCCAAGCTACGAGGCCTAGCCACGCGACGCAACTCCCAGCTGGAGGAAGAGCATCAGCCAGTGACGGCCGCAGTTACATCGGCGGTAGCTGTCCCATTGATTCTGGACAATTCGGGGACGACGGCTATGACCAGCGAGGAAGCGGCCCCTGCGGGAACAACTAGTGGAGAATCCGGAACGGTTGTGGGAGTGGTAGGAGTACCAGCTGACGTCACCGatgcagcagcgccagcaacACCGGCTCGCATCCTGACACGACGTCGATCGGTTCGTATGCAACAGAATGGCAGCGGAGCCGTCGACTACTCAACCTAA
- the LOC108079803 gene encoding UPAR/Ly6 domain-containing protein crok, protein MSPLMEKTLLLLGMLCCIQVTTALMCYDCNSEFDPRCGDPFEPYSIGEVNCSKQEPLEHLKDKYKPTLCRKTVQKIYGKTRIVRGCGYIPDERTDAECVKRSGTHDVAAIYCSCTKDLCNGANSPISQWMMLPVVFAAGLAILLNSRHTIRFQSS, encoded by the exons atgTCGCCACTCATGGAGAAGACGCTGCTGTTGTTAGGCATGCTTTGTTGCATACAAG TAACCACTGCCCTTATGTGCTATGACTGCAACAGTGAGTTCGATCCTCGTTGCGGCGATCCCTTCGAGCCGTACTCCATTGGCGAGGTGAACTGCAGCAAACAGGAGCCTCTGGAGCACCTCAAAGATAAGTACAAGCCCACCCTGTGCCGCAAAACCGTGCAGAAAA TTTACGGAAAGACCCGCATCGTACGTGGCTGCGGATATATACCGGACGAGCGCACCGATGCCGAGTGCGTGAAGCGCTCGGGAACCCACGACGTGGCCGCCATCTACTGCTCCTGCACCAAGGATCTGTGCAACGGCGCCAACTCGCCGATCTCCCAGTGGATGATGCTGCCCGTTGTCTTTGCCGCCGGACTGGCGATTCTGTTGAACTCGAGGCACACAATACGATTCCAGAGCTCGTAA